Proteins from a single region of Desulfatiglans sp.:
- a CDS encoding DnaJ domain-containing protein, protein MAGKDYYKILGISKTATDDEIKKAYRKLAMKYHPDRNKDDKNAEARFKDISEAYAVLSNKEKRVQYDNFGSEGFQKQYSQEDIFRNFDFDSIFSEFGFGGRGRGGFGNIFGGMGGNSFKGGASPFGGAFGGRPQPVKGKDIIYELSIGLEDTINDTEKMIAYRKDNSEQEKISVKIPAGISTGKKLRLSGKGNPGINGGPNGDLYIQVRVMDHPLFKRDGDDLTITKSIKFTEAALGTEIEVTTIDKKTLRLKIPAGTQNNAKLRLKGYGVPRMNGVDRGDAYVTISIEVPKNLTKKQEETIKKLAELGM, encoded by the coding sequence ATGGCAGGGAAAGACTATTACAAGATACTGGGCATTTCAAAAACAGCTACTGATGATGAGATAAAAAAGGCATACAGAAAGCTAGCCATGAAATATCATCCTGACCGCAATAAGGATGATAAAAACGCAGAGGCGAGGTTCAAGGATATATCAGAGGCTTATGCTGTTTTAAGCAACAAGGAAAAGAGAGTGCAGTATGATAATTTTGGCTCTGAAGGATTCCAGAAACAGTATTCACAGGAGGATATATTCCGCAATTTCGATTTTGACAGCATATTCAGTGAATTCGGGTTTGGTGGGCGTGGCCGTGGTGGTTTTGGGAATATTTTCGGTGGCATGGGAGGAAACTCATTTAAAGGAGGGGCTTCACCATTTGGCGGCGCATTTGGCGGTAGACCCCAGCCTGTAAAAGGAAAAGACATTATATATGAACTCTCAATAGGTCTTGAAGACACAATTAACGATACAGAAAAGATGATCGCCTACCGCAAGGACAACTCTGAGCAGGAAAAGATCTCTGTAAAGATACCCGCAGGTATATCGACAGGCAAAAAACTTAGATTATCGGGCAAGGGAAATCCAGGCATAAACGGTGGCCCTAATGGTGACCTTTACATACAGGTAAGGGTTATGGATCACCCGCTCTTTAAACGTGACGGGGATGATCTCACCATTACAAAGAGCATTAAATTTACCGAGGCTGCCCTTGGTACTGAAATAGAGGTCACTACAATAGATAAAAAGACATTAAGGCTGAAGATTCCGGCAGGGACACAGAATAATGCTAAACTCAGGCTCAAGGGTTATGGTGTACCCCGCATGAACGGAGTTGACCGCGGTGATGCATATGTAACCATCAGCATAGAGGTACCGAAAAACCTTACAAAGAAACAGGAAGAGACCATAAAAAAGCTCGCCGAGCTGGGCATGTAG
- a CDS encoding tRNA 4-thiouridine(8) synthase ThiI — MKALSIFSGGLDSILAVKLVMLSGVDVLPVNFTTPFFSPDKAIESAEKNSLPIKVVDITDRYFPMFKAPVYGFGGYMNPCIDCHALMLKIAGEMLTEENASFLISGEVLGQRPMSQHKSALAAVEKTSTMKGLVLRPLSARLLEKTIPEINGWVQDISLLRLSGRSRKPQIKLAKELGVTHYPTPGGGCLLTDPIFCKRFKDLNDNSPDLNRNDIEMLKVGRHFRINPDLKMVVGRDMKENERILELADENGYTINTVTVPGPIVYVAGKRTPETDLLAAFMTASYSDAKMGEIELMITHNGKKEIIKSAGKPLEEFREYMIEGT; from the coding sequence ATGAAGGCCCTGTCCATCTTTTCAGGAGGGCTCGACAGCATCCTCGCGGTAAAGCTTGTAATGCTGTCAGGGGTGGATGTTTTACCAGTCAATTTTACCACCCCTTTTTTTAGCCCTGATAAGGCAATTGAATCCGCCGAAAAAAACAGTCTCCCGATAAAAGTTGTCGATATCACTGACAGATATTTCCCCATGTTCAAGGCACCTGTTTACGGCTTTGGCGGCTATATGAACCCATGCATAGACTGCCATGCACTTATGCTCAAGATTGCAGGGGAGATGCTTACAGAGGAAAATGCATCCTTTTTAATAAGCGGGGAGGTGCTGGGCCAGAGACCCATGTCACAGCACAAATCAGCATTAGCAGCGGTTGAAAAGACAAGCACCATGAAGGGGCTTGTGTTAAGGCCCCTTTCTGCAAGGCTCCTGGAAAAAACAATCCCTGAGATAAACGGGTGGGTACAGGATATAAGCCTTCTCAGGTTATCAGGCCGCTCCAGAAAACCGCAGATTAAACTTGCAAAAGAGCTTGGGGTAACACATTACCCTACACCGGGTGGCGGTTGCCTCTTAACAGACCCCATATTCTGCAAGAGGTTCAAGGACCTTAATGATAACAGCCCTGATCTTAACAGGAATGATATAGAGATGTTAAAGGTTGGCCGCCATTTTCGCATAAACCCTGATCTGAAGATGGTTGTAGGAAGGGACATGAAGGAGAATGAAAGGATACTGGAACTTGCCGATGAAAACGGCTACACCATAAATACAGTCACAGTGCCAGGGCCTATTGTGTATGTTGCAGGTAAACGAACCCCTGAGACAGACCTGCTTGCAGCATTCATGACCGCATCCTACAGCGATGCAAAGATGGGTGAGATAGAACTCATGATTACCCATAATGGTAAGAAGGAGATCATTAAGAGTGCTGGTAAACCCCTGGAGGAATTCAGGGAGTATATGATTGAAGGGACATAA
- a CDS encoding energy transducer TonB → MAIKTTITNNLFAASRIRKTAFGLSFFSHLVLILIIQQFAPDIWRIEELKTYRVEFIRDAIDDIPFDKMTEREKENTIKKIIEADKKSEETISLDTVDKRYVSYTAVLKKRLAACWGYPKEAKEKSIEGKAHAIFSLTRDGHLTGVEVTGTSGYEILDQEGLDAIKRAAPFPPFPDSITVERLNINVTFEYRISAAKKNL, encoded by the coding sequence ATGGCAATAAAAACAACAATAACCAATAACCTTTTTGCCGCATCAAGGATAAGAAAGACCGCCTTCGGGCTCTCTTTTTTTTCACATCTTGTCCTGATACTAATAATACAGCAGTTTGCGCCGGATATATGGCGCATTGAAGAGCTCAAGACCTACAGGGTGGAATTTATAAGGGATGCAATAGATGACATCCCATTTGACAAGATGACTGAAAGGGAGAAGGAAAACACTATAAAAAAGATTATTGAGGCAGATAAAAAATCAGAGGAGACTATCTCCCTTGATACAGTTGATAAGCGCTATGTATCCTATACAGCTGTTTTAAAAAAGAGGCTTGCCGCCTGCTGGGGTTACCCAAAGGAGGCAAAGGAGAAATCAATAGAGGGAAAAGCTCATGCGATATTCAGCCTTACAAGGGATGGACACCTTACGGGTGTTGAGGTAACGGGCACTTCAGGCTATGAGATACTGGATCAGGAGGGGCTTGATGCGATCAAGCGGGCAGCGCCCTTCCCTCCCTTTCCTGACTCCATTACAGTAGAGAGGCTCAATATAAATGTCACATTTGAATACCGTATTTCTGCTGCAAAAAAGAATTTATAA
- a CDS encoding HD domain-containing protein has protein sequence MKNIANFLFEVGMLKKTPRTGYQFLGSGSESVADHSFRMTIIGYILAGQIPEADRNKTVLMCLFHDLHEARTGDMNYVNKRYNTVDEKKAVRHMTEGIPFGAEIASLTDEFNETATIEAKIARDADQIDLILELKREKDLGNRYADDWLFYARKRLITEKAKEMADEILKTDHAEWWFDKNIDLWVNGNKNNNNQ, from the coding sequence ATGAAAAATATAGCAAATTTTCTATTTGAAGTGGGCATGCTGAAAAAGACCCCGCGCACAGGTTACCAGTTCCTGGGTTCAGGGAGCGAATCAGTGGCTGATCACTCATTCAGGATGACAATTATCGGGTATATACTGGCCGGACAAATACCAGAGGCAGACCGGAATAAAACTGTCCTCATGTGCCTCTTCCATGACCTCCATGAGGCAAGGACAGGTGACATGAACTATGTTAATAAAAGATATAACACGGTTGATGAAAAAAAGGCTGTCCGGCATATGACAGAAGGCATTCCTTTTGGTGCTGAAATTGCATCATTGACTGATGAATTCAATGAAACCGCCACTATTGAGGCAAAAATTGCCCGTGATGCGGATCAAATTGACCTGATCCTTGAACTTAAAAGGGAAAAAGACCTTGGTAATAGATACGCAGATGATTGGCTTTTTTATGCCAGAAAGAGGCTGATCACTGAAAAGGCAAAGGAAATGGCAGATGAAATTCTTAAAACTGACCATGCTGAATGGTGGTTTGATAAAAATATAGACCTGTGGGTAAATGGCAATAAAAACAACAATAACCAATAA
- the def gene encoding peptide deformylase — protein MSDTLKIYRFPDQVLRTKAAPVENIDGKLQELIDGMTETMYKAPGIGLAAIQVGKPISLVVYDISPPEEAHKINVIMNPEIVSREGSITYEEACLSVYDYSAEVKRSNKILVKAIDREGNPIEIEAEGLHAVCLQHEIDHLNGVLFIDHISSLKRSLYKNRLKKILSKEEQQG, from the coding sequence ATGAGCGATACACTTAAGATATACAGGTTTCCTGACCAGGTGTTAAGGACCAAGGCCGCGCCAGTGGAAAATATTGATGGTAAACTTCAAGAGCTTATAGACGGCATGACCGAAACCATGTACAAAGCGCCGGGCATAGGGCTTGCTGCCATACAGGTGGGTAAACCCATAAGCCTTGTGGTTTATGATATTTCTCCCCCTGAAGAGGCGCATAAGATCAATGTGATAATGAATCCTGAGATCGTCTCACGAGAAGGTTCAATCACCTATGAAGAGGCATGCCTAAGCGTTTATGATTATTCCGCAGAGGTAAAAAGGAGCAACAAAATACTTGTTAAGGCCATTGACCGTGAGGGCAATCCCATAGAGATAGAGGCAGAGGGGCTGCATGCTGTTTGCCTGCAGCATGAGATAGACCACCTGAATGGTGTGCTTTTTATTGATCATATCAGCTCCTTAAAAAGGTCTCTCTATAAAAACAGGCTTAAAAAGATATTAAGCAAAGAAGAACAACAGGGATAA
- a CDS encoding sugar phosphorylase produces MDFKLLWQGEYERMDNQQLKHQRKRTFYDPHPDYKRPRYEPLKETHKKMRKRLAILYGSQNASLYIKELERIMKVHYAHKPAEMLEKEKNYDPRERFTEEDMILITYGDIVKGDGETPLSVLYNFVNTYNQGALNTIHLLPFFPYSSDRGFAVVDFRQVDPKLGSWTDIREKKKRYDLMFDAVLNHVSSMSEMFLEFRKGNPRFIDFFIAYDSPDDLTGEQRKKLFRPRTSDILTLYETINGPKWLWTTFSEDQIDLNFHNPDLLMQVIDSLLFYIRQGADLLRLDAVTYLWDEPGTSSIHLPQTHEIIKLIRDVVDAVGSGVALVTETNVPHADNVSYFGNGYDEAHMVYNFALPPLVLHAFYREDTGHLSRWAEGLDLPSDSVTFLNILDTHDGIGLMGVKNILPYDEIVFLIKTIEGRGAYISYKAGDGSDEPYEINSTWWSAINDRKTRESLYLQVKRFVASRSISLVLKGVPGIYIHGAVGSENDHESVKQTGIKRDVNRGVIDASSFENDFRNQDSKFSLICRQSSRLNTLRTANRAFHPRGRQQVLYLSPFVFALLRISPDEDEYILTLTNVTGREVQLNISLKETCINKGIWRDIIDESLIEAHKGDLKVIMGAYDVKWLMPENI; encoded by the coding sequence ATGGATTTTAAATTACTATGGCAAGGAGAATATGAGCGAATGGATAATCAGCAATTAAAACATCAAAGAAAAAGGACATTTTATGACCCCCACCCCGATTATAAAAGGCCCCGCTATGAACCTCTTAAGGAAACACACAAAAAGATGCGAAAAAGGCTGGCTATTCTTTATGGAAGCCAGAATGCCAGCCTCTATATTAAAGAACTTGAGCGTATCATGAAGGTTCACTATGCCCATAAACCCGCTGAAATGCTTGAAAAGGAGAAGAACTACGATCCAAGGGAACGTTTTACCGAGGAGGACATGATACTCATAACATATGGGGATATTGTAAAAGGTGATGGCGAAACACCTCTTTCAGTACTGTATAATTTTGTGAATACATATAACCAGGGAGCTTTGAACACCATACATCTTCTGCCCTTTTTCCCTTATTCATCAGACAGGGGTTTTGCAGTGGTTGACTTCAGACAGGTGGATCCTAAACTCGGATCATGGACTGATATTCGTGAAAAGAAAAAAAGATACGACCTCATGTTTGACGCTGTACTGAATCATGTATCTTCAATGAGTGAAATGTTCCTTGAATTCAGGAAGGGAAACCCCAGATTTATCGATTTTTTTATTGCATATGATTCCCCCGATGACCTGACAGGAGAGCAGAGAAAAAAGCTTTTCAGACCCAGGACCTCAGATATACTTACCCTTTATGAAACCATCAATGGGCCTAAGTGGCTCTGGACAACATTTTCCGAAGATCAGATAGACCTCAACTTTCATAACCCTGATCTCCTGATGCAGGTGATAGACAGTCTTCTTTTTTATATCAGGCAGGGGGCGGATCTTCTCAGGCTTGACGCCGTGACCTATCTGTGGGATGAACCCGGGACCAGCAGTATTCACCTGCCGCAGACACACGAGATTATAAAGCTTATCCGTGATGTAGTAGATGCCGTTGGGTCTGGAGTTGCTCTGGTTACAGAGACAAATGTGCCTCATGCGGATAATGTATCATATTTCGGAAACGGGTATGATGAGGCTCACATGGTTTATAACTTCGCCTTACCGCCACTGGTTCTGCATGCCTTTTACAGGGAAGATACCGGGCATCTTTCCAGGTGGGCAGAGGGTCTTGATCTACCATCTGATTCGGTAACCTTTCTTAATATACTGGACACCCATGATGGTATCGGGCTTATGGGTGTAAAAAATATTCTTCCCTATGATGAAATAGTTTTTCTCATAAAAACAATTGAAGGGCGCGGAGCATATATATCATATAAAGCGGGAGACGGTTCGGATGAACCCTATGAGATAAACAGCACATGGTGGAGCGCGATAAATGACCGGAAGACACGTGAGAGTTTATATCTGCAGGTAAAACGCTTTGTAGCGTCAAGGAGTATTTCACTTGTGCTTAAAGGCGTGCCTGGTATTTATATTCATGGAGCTGTCGGCAGTGAAAACGATCACGAAAGTGTGAAACAGACCGGAATAAAAAGAGATGTAAACAGAGGTGTAATAGATGCATCTTCTTTTGAAAATGATTTTAGGAATCAGGATTCAAAGTTTTCACTCATATGCAGGCAAAGCAGCAGATTAAATACCCTGAGGACTGCAAACAGAGCATTTCACCCCAGGGGCAGGCAGCAGGTACTTTACCTTTCTCCCTTTGTTTTTGCATTACTTCGAATATCTCCTGATGAGGATGAATATATTCTGACCCTGACAAACGTCACAGGCAGGGAGGTTCAATTGAACATATCCCTGAAGGAAACATGTATAAATAAAGGCATATGGAGGGATATTATAGATGAAAGCCTGATTGAGGCCCATAAAGGAGATCTTAAGGTTATCATGGGGGCTTATGATGTGAAATGGCTTATGCCTGAAAATATATAG
- a CDS encoding acetyl-CoA C-acyltransferase, with protein sequence MKDVVIVSSVRTAVGNFGGTLKDIPVVDLGAAVLKEALKRVNLKPVASKELVSFEPDALKGKGIIDLEKKAYDYPESARPIQIDEVIMGNVVAAGQGQNTARQATIKAGISKETSAFTINKVCASGMKAVALAAQAIKAGNAEIILAGGMENMSMVPYGLPAARWGARMNNAEMIDLMVFDGLFEIFYGYHMGITAENIAEKMGISRQEQDELGALSHKRALDA encoded by the coding sequence ATGAAAGATGTTGTTATTGTATCCAGTGTCAGAACAGCGGTTGGTAATTTTGGCGGTACCCTCAAAGATATCCCGGTAGTGGATCTTGGTGCAGCAGTACTTAAAGAGGCACTTAAAAGGGTTAACCTTAAACCGGTTGCCTCAAAGGAACTCGTAAGTTTTGAACCCGATGCCCTCAAGGGTAAGGGGATTATTGATCTTGAGAAAAAGGCATATGATTACCCTGAATCTGCCCGCCCGATCCAGATTGATGAGGTTATCATGGGTAATGTTGTGGCAGCAGGACAGGGCCAGAACACAGCCCGCCAGGCTACTATCAAGGCAGGTATATCAAAAGAGACATCTGCATTTACAATAAACAAGGTGTGTGCCTCCGGGATGAAGGCCGTAGCCCTTGCAGCTCAGGCCATTAAGGCCGGCAATGCAGAGATAATTCTTGCAGGCGGAATGGAAAACATGAGCATGGTCCCCTATGGGCTTCCCGCTGCCAGATGGGGCGCACGTATGAATAATGCCGAGATGATAGACCTTATGGTATTTGACGGCCTGTTTGAGATCTTTTACGGTTACCACATGGGTATAACAGCAGAAAACATAGCAGAAAAAATGGGGATATCCAGGCAGGAGCAGGATGAACTCGGTGCATTGAGCCACAAAAGGGCGCTTGATGCTAT